A genomic stretch from Setaria italica strain Yugu1 chromosome VII, Setaria_italica_v2.0, whole genome shotgun sequence includes:
- the LOC101779679 gene encoding NAC domain-containing protein 10: MENSWIMTGVGLIKKIRNATQSICLRLGELVAEPYIKCPNCECEIDTSNVHLVWPALPAGVKFDPSDFELLQHLEGKSSLLNSKSHALIDAFIPTIEEKGGICYTHPKNFPGIKMDGSTFHFFHRVPNAYGCGHRKRRKVSGDVGSVCDEPIRWHKTGKPKPIRDDNGVKKGWKEILVLYRGSKRGGSNTHIDNWVMHQYHLDAYEEADGELVVSKVFYQLASKKNGKSEMDDIVVESKASVAKIDHRTPKTDPPQPCFPNNSPCDTEQYTPIQVDQEEEECGTSFCPVMVKVEPSECSARLAELSPAVVVADLPASDEPRQPRDTTGAGPEPEAPIPIDGSNTDLFHGLPDLDVTFPELTFRSYQLS, from the exons ATGGAAAA TTCGTGGATTATGACTGGGGTGGGACTCATTAAGAAAATAAGAAACGCCACTCAGTCGATCTGTCTCCGACTTGGTGAATTGGTTGCAGAACCATATATCAAGTGTCCCAACTGTGAATGTGAAATTGATACTAGCAAT GTTCATTTGGTATGGCCAGCGCTACCTGCTGGTGTAAAATTTGATCCTTCTGATTTTGAACTACTTCAACATCTAGAAGGAAAATCCAGCCTGCTGAATTCGAAGTCTCATGCACTTATTGATGCTTTTATACCTACTAtagaagagaagggaggaatTTGCTATACACATCCAAAAAATTTCCCCG GTATAAAGATGGATGGTAGCACCTTCCATTTCTTCCACAGAGTACCAAATGCATATGGCTGCGGCCATCGCAAGCGCCGCAAGGTTAGTGGCGATGTTGGCAGTGTTTGTGATGAGCCTATCAGATGGCATAAGACGGGAAAACCCAAACCCATACGCGATGATAATGGTGTCAAGAAAGGCTGGAAGGAGATCTTGGTTCTTTATAGAGGTTCTAAGAGAGGTGGCAGCAACACACATATAGACAATTGGGTGATGCATCAGTATCATCTTGATGCATATGAAGAAGCAGATGGTGAATTGGTTGTCTCTAAAGTATTCTACCAATTGGcatcaaagaaaaatggcaaGTCTGAAATGGATGATATTGTAGTAGAGTCTAAGGCATCTGTTGCAAAAATTGATCATAGAACCCCAAAGACCGATCCTCCCCAGCCCTGTTTCCCGAACAACAGCCCATGCGACACCGAGCAGTACACCCCCATTCAGGTGGATCAG gaggaagaagaatgtGGCACATCTTTTTGCCCGGTGATGGTGAAGGTTGAACCATCCGAATGCTCTGCACGGTTAGCTGAATTATCACCAGCTGTTGTGGTTGCGGACCTTCCTGCCTCTGATGAACCAAGGCAGCCTAGGGATACAACGGGTGCAGGCCCTGAACCTGAAGCACCTATACCCATCGACGGTTCTAACACGGACCTGTTTCATGGGTTGCCTGATCTGGATGTTACTTTTCCAGAGCTTACCTTCAGATCATATCAGCTTTCCT GA